A stretch of Bombina bombina isolate aBomBom1 chromosome 2, aBomBom1.pri, whole genome shotgun sequence DNA encodes these proteins:
- the LOC128647788 gene encoding uncharacterized protein LOC128647788 — translation MLPYASLADWQRIEGIEELVEKALAPSTWAVYRKYWGQWCKHREEAKGGEEGRFLEWLMALRREGVKKGRLSAVLAGISYCSQLYGGVDWSRKFIVKKIARAWGRGEEKEVAKREPITEVRLQKMIGALEGVCANRDEALIFRTAFLVAFHGAMRIGELLPKNRKIGKGGVETGDVRWGEEAVLILVRRSKTDKEGKGAWLNMAKTGGTLCPVACVKEYLIAMRKGGRTFLRHADGSDVTIFQFKSILQRVVKKLGWREAHIAPHSFRIGAATAAAGRGCSEEQIKKLGRWKSAAYKSYIRVQKE, via the coding sequence atgttgccctatgcttctttggcagattggcagcggATAGAAGGAATCGAGGAACTGGTCGAAAAAGCTTTGGCACCAAGCACATGGGCAGTGTACAGGAAATATTGGGGACAATGGTGCAAGCATAGGGAGGAGGCGAAAGGAGGGGAGGAAGGAAGATTTTTAGAATGGTTGATGGCGCTGCGGAGAGAAGGTGTAAAAAAGGGGAGATTGAGCGCAGTGTTAGCAGGGATTTCATACTGTTCGCAGCTATACGGGGGAGTAGATTGGTCCAGGAAGTTTATAGTAAAGAAAATCGCAAGGGCatggggaagaggggaagagaaGGAAGTGGCTAAAAGGGAACCAATAACTGAGGTTAGATTACAGAAAATGATAGGGGCACTAGAAGGGGTATGTGCAAACAGGGACGAGGCGCTTATTTTCAGAACAGCTTTTTTAGTAGCATTTCACGGAGcaatgaggataggggagctgttaccaaaaaacagaaaaataggtAAAGGGGGTGTGGAGACAGGGGATGTAAGATGGGGGGAAGAAGCCGTTCTAATATTGGTAAGAAGATCTAAAACAGACAAGGAAGGAAAAGGGGCATGGCTAAATATGGCTAAAACCGGGGGAACACTGTGCCCGGTGGCCTGTGTTAAGGAATACCTGATAGCAATGAGGAAAGGGGGCCGCACATTTCTGAGGCATGCAGACGGTTCGGATGTAACAATCTTCCAGTTTAAAAGCATATTACAAAGGGTGGTTAAGAAATTGGGGTGGAGAGAGGCACACATCGCGCCGCATTCATTCAGAATAGGAGCAGCGACCGCCGCAGCGGGTAGGGGTTGTTCAGAGGAACAAATTAAAAAATTAGGGAGATGGAAATCAGCAGCGTACAAATCTTACATAAGAGTGCAAAAGGAGTAA